A segment of the Methanothermobacter sp. genome:
TGTAATGAGGTTCCTGCAGGTCACCGATACAGGCACGGTGAAAACTCCTCATCTGTATGAAATGAAAGTTCTGAATGCTGGGAGAGGCTCATTTGGATATAAAAAGTTCCCACTTCATCTTGAATTTATCCCCAGGACAGAACTGGAATTTGAGATGAGGTCAACGTACAGGGGGGTATATGATGGCATCGGATTGGGGGCTCGCAAGAGGCTTGCAGATCCGGAAACAGTAATTGAGTCATTATATAGCTTTAGCAAGGACTACATTGAACATGAAATCGAATTCGCGTCAAGATACGGCATAGATTTTCTTGAGAAACTTTACACAAAACTTCGGAGTATAAACTCACCTGAAACTCCCCTCATGAGGATAGGGTATGGCAGCGGATTCCTGGCAACCACAATCGCCCTGAGGTTCAAGGAAGAAGACCCAGCAACCTATGACTCAATAAGGAAACTTGCAGGAAGAAGAACATATCCATACGAATTCCCAAAGACAAGGAAACTTATAAACGGTAGAACACCTCCAGGCTGGGTTAAGGTGATTTTCCATGAGTAACAGGATACTCTTCATGACAGTAGGGACCGGTGTAGGGGACTCTGAGGAGAGGGTGAGGAGCCTGGCGCATGGGCTTCTAAGTTCAATACACCACAACCGACCAGACAGGGTAATCTTCTTTGGGTCAGATAAGAGCAGGAAAACAGTTGAGTACATATCAGAGGAAGCAGAGAGGGAGGGGAAGGACCTACCACCATATGATTTCATCGAAATTAATGATATTGACCTTGTGGGTGAGTGGTTCACGAGTATCGATGAACAGATGAAAAGGTACAGTGACGATGAGATAATAGTTGACTATACCTCTGGAACCAAGACGATGACTTCAATAGCCTTCATAATGGCTGTCCTCTATGGAAAGGAACTTTCAGTGATATCTGGTTTCAGGGATAAAAACGGGACAGTACAGAGCGGCACAGAGACCGTGATAAAACAGAACGTCTACCAGATCTATGATAAACTCAGAATAAGAAGGTTCAGGGAACTCTTCAACCTTGGAAGGTTTAAAACAGCCCTTGATGTCCTCAATGAAGTTGTTCAGCATGAGAAAAAGGACGCCTACATCAAGCTGACAGAGGCTTACCTGCACTGGGACCTCTTTGACCATGAGAGGGCAATGGAGTGCCTCAACAGTGAGGAGGTAAAGGAACTTGAGGAACTTGAGGATGTGGTGATGCGCAATAAAAAGATACTGGGCCAGATTGTGAGTTCACGTAAGGGTAAGAGAAAATTCAGGTACAGACCATTTCTCCCGGATCTTTTTGCCAATTCTAAGCGTAGAGCCTCTGAGGGACGCTATGATGATGCTGCGGCCAGGCTCTACCGTGCACTTGAACTGATAGCCCAGATAGTCATTGAGGAAAAGTATGGTGATGAAACCGACAGTCTGAACCCTGAGAATTACAGTCTGAGTACAAGGTCAACGCTTAAACTTGGCGCCAAGAAGCACGTGGCCCTTAAGAATGCCTACAGGTTACTTGAATGTGAAGGTTATGAGGTTGGGAAGACCTTTGGGGAGGATAAGGAGATAATGGATCTTCTTAAGATACGTAATTACTCTATACTGGCCCATGGCCTTGATTCGGTTACAGAGGATGATTACCTGAGGTTTTATGAAAAAGTACTTGGATATGCACGCATTATTGATGATAAGATAGACTCAAAGATAGAGGATGCCACTTTCCCTGAACTTTAGTATTTTTTTGAAGGGTTTTATTTGGTCACAAAGCATATGAGATTATTTGCATGTTCAATATTCTGGGGATTGTCAGATGGAAGCCGAAACCGCTCTTGTAATTGGGTTCCTGATTGCCCTTGTTTTGAATCCCATGGGCGCCCTTATACTGCTGGTGCTATTTATAATATGGTGTATCATTGATTAGCCATTATACAAGGCTTACATCTGAAGCTGAGGAGACTTGCAACCAATATGGTGTATCATTGATTAGCCATTATACTCTTTTAAATTGTTTAATAGCTGTCACTGATCCATGCAGATGGTTTAATGAGTCTAGTGACGCATTGTAGATGCAAAATACAGGCTCCACACACCCTACAAGCATCCAGCTGGATCCAGTGACGCATTTTAGATGCAAAATCTGATTTTTTCATTTTTTGGGGGGGTCTGACTGATCGGAATGGTTTGAAGGCCTAACATTTTTAATTTTTTTATTTGGATTTCACAGTTCATCTTAAAAGAATCTAGATGCATCAAACAGCTTTTTATTGTATACTATATCTTCTAGCTGTTCCCGTATCTCATTTAGTTATTTAGAGCTATTTTAATCACCTGATTTATAATGATGAGATATTATAAGGCTTTATTAAGATTCTAACAATCGTTTATAGGTTTAAATATAAAAATTAGGCATTAAAGATTTTTATTCTAGCTATATCACACCATAAAATTTTAAATTATCATTTAAATACTTTATAAATCTTTTATCTTCATTCAGAGCCTTTTCAGAGGTTCGTTTTTGACGGTTTTTTCACAAGTGTCTTATAGTAACTAAATGTTATTTTAAGCCTCTTTTATAATTAAAAGACATTATATTTGATTTTTGAATTTTTATCTTGTTAAAATATTTTTCATGTTATTTTGGATTTATTTAACGCTTTATTTTTGAACTCAGAGCCCTTACAGGAAGTCGTCTGTCAATATAAATGAACTGCATTATCGGGGATCGACAAATTTATAAGTCTGAAAGGAGAAATTTCAGAGTGATACAGGCCAAATAGAGAAAAAATCCGCCCTGTTAAAATCAGACCAAAATGGGATTGAAATGATTTTGTCCGGGGTGTGTCCTGGCCTCCTTTCCCTGTTAAAATCAGACCAAAATGGGATTGAAATGTATAACTGGCCATCCCCTCAATATCCACCCATCCAGTTAAAATCAGACCAAAATGGGATTGAAATGGAGGAGATCCTGGATGAAATGAACCGTGATTATATCGTTAAAATCAGACCAAAATGGGATTGAAATCTGTGACCTGACTGATCTCCATTACCTTCTCGAAGAGTTAAAATCAGACCAAAATGGGATTGAAATGTT
Coding sequences within it:
- the csm5 gene encoding type III-A CRISPR-associated RAMP protein Csm5 — translated: MKCTLKVITPVHIGNGVKYGPQEFYTGKGKAGSRKLEIFSRVDTTKLYSKLDEKTREEFLHNLTTPEFDLNGFFKGSPAAKKAARESVRYRGVIKTKSSQIKEVNEHIKTSDELYIPGSSIKGSIRTALLYQHIRESDLERISGAVQRRRYRDFQSIINEFFSAESRDAAKTSVMRFLQVTDTGTVKTPHLYEMKVLNAGRGSFGYKKFPLHLEFIPRTELEFEMRSTYRGVYDGIGLGARKRLADPETVIESLYSFSKDYIEHEIEFASRYGIDFLEKLYTKLRSINSPETPLMRIGYGSGFLATTIALRFKEEDPATYDSIRKLAGRRTYPYEFPKTRKLINGRTPPGWVKVIFHE
- a CDS encoding TIGR02710 family CRISPR-associated CARF protein; this translates as MSNRILFMTVGTGVGDSEERVRSLAHGLLSSIHHNRPDRVIFFGSDKSRKTVEYISEEAEREGKDLPPYDFIEINDIDLVGEWFTSIDEQMKRYSDDEIIVDYTSGTKTMTSIAFIMAVLYGKELSVISGFRDKNGTVQSGTETVIKQNVYQIYDKLRIRRFRELFNLGRFKTALDVLNEVVQHEKKDAYIKLTEAYLHWDLFDHERAMECLNSEEVKELEELEDVVMRNKKILGQIVSSRKGKRKFRYRPFLPDLFANSKRRASEGRYDDAAARLYRALELIAQIVIEEKYGDETDSLNPENYSLSTRSTLKLGAKKHVALKNAYRLLECEGYEVGKTFGEDKEIMDLLKIRNYSILAHGLDSVTEDDYLRFYEKVLGYARIIDDKIDSKIEDATFPEL